Within Populus trichocarpa isolate Nisqually-1 chromosome 6, P.trichocarpa_v4.1, whole genome shotgun sequence, the genomic segment ATATCCGGAAATTTTGCTCCACCAAAAGTTGGATGATATTTTGCCTCAACTTTATGAAATTTTGATCACGGAACTGGGCATAGATCGCCTTAAGCAAATGTTGGGCATAGAAGGGGGCACGCAACGAGGCCTTAGTGATATTTTTGTCACGGAACAGGGCATGAGGCGCATTGTTGAAATGTTGGGCACAGAAGGGTTCGTGGATCagattgatgatattttgagcAGTGAAGAGAACGTGCGTCGCATTAATGAAATTTTGGGCACAGAAGGCTTTGATAAAATTTCGGGCTTTAATAACATAATATCAGAGGCCAAAAAGTTCCATGAAGCTTGTTTCTTATTCCAAACATTGAAGGTACTATTTGCTGATTACACCGTTCCATTTCCTGTTCATAGGATCAGCTACGGTATCTTGCAGAGCAAGGATGCTGCTGGAGCATTCAAATTGATAGAAGTTGAGTTGGGGTTCATGTTCGATGTACTTTTCACCAAGGTGATGACAACCGTTTGTCCGAGACCACGCATCATTCTCCGCTTCATCACCTTTCTGTCCTCTGTCTCTGCATTAGTAGCATTCTCATCAATGACCAGAAACTCGCATACCTATTCCaaaattgatattattgtaTCATACTTGTTGCTGTTCGGAGCTACTGTTCTGGAGATTTACTCGGccattttgatgattttctccGATTGGGGTATGCTTTGGCTTAGCGATCAAAGGAAGCCACTGGCGGATTCTATTTCTCGAGTTATTTGTTCTTCTCGGTTGCTATCGTTTTTTAGCAATAACAAAAAGTGGAAAGCATCAATAGCCCAATATGAGCCAAAAAATTCTAGAGAGAGCCCATGTAAACACCTCCCAAAAATCTTTAGAACCGGCAACATTCAGAGCTGGGAGGATGTTGGTTGTGATTTAAAGGAATTGATCTTCAAACGTGTCTTAGATATGCGTTCAAGATGCAATTTCCCATTAGTTCCATATAAGATATTGGAAGAGAGAGGTGATCATGCCCTCAGAAGTAAGGATTGCCTTGAAAAATTTGAATGGTCCGTGGTTCTTAAAGACTTTCATGAAAGCTTCCTCATATGGCACATTGCTGTTAATACTTGCGTCGGCCAGGATTCAATTCATTGTAACATGAGCAGATCATTATCTCGTTACATGATGTATCTATGGAGTGATTTGCCTTTTATGCTACCCAAAGAGTTGGGCGAACCAAAGTACAAGCAAATCGGTCAAAACTCGGAAGGGTCAGCACTATCTGATGGTGACGAGCTTGCCAAGTCATTGAACTTGCTGCAGAGTGAACAGAAATGGGAAATGATAAGTGAAGTTCTGGTAGAGATGCTAACTTATTCTGCGATTCAATGTGGATGGAAAGAGCATGCTCGAGCACTTCAAGGAGGAGGAGAGCTACTCACTTTGGTGGCCGTTCTTATGGCTCATCTTGGCCTCCATGGACAGTGTGCGTAATTTGTTGACATGATTAATTGCAATCCTGTGATCTGATTAATTATAGGAActatatcaaatattattttgtaatttgattATTGTCTATTCAGATCAAATTTCGTATAGGCAGTAATTATGTGAATTTGATCAATTATAGAAGTCATATCAAATCTTGTACAAAATTACTACACTTTCTTAGAATAGGATTGTTACCTATTCAGCGTTCTGCCTATTCAGGGCACTGCCTATTCAGAGCTCTGCCTATATATTTCCTTCTACAAGGAGAAGAATACTAAGGAAAAATTCAGCTAGTATACATCATTGTTTTCTACATGGTGTCAGAGCCTGGTTAATCAAAAACGAATCCCACACGAATCCCTTACTACATGACGAACCTTAACCCCATTGTCCCCGTTCCACAAAATAGCCAAACATCACCCATTATTATTCACCAAGATAATTTTGCATTCCCTACCAGCATCATATTAGATGAAAACAATTATCCATTATGGTCTCAACTAATGGAGATGCGCATTGGTGCTCGTAACAAAACTGGATTTCTCACTGGCGCAACAAAAAAACCCGAACCCGAAGATCCTATGTTTGCAACATGGATCACTGAAAGTCAAAAGGTGAAAAGTTGGCTCATTGATTCAATGAGTCCGTTACTGATGCAGCGATTTATTCGCCTATCCACAACCAAGAAAATATGGGAGGTTGTGTCGAAGACCTTCTATGATGGCTCAGATGAAACTCGTttgtttgaattaaataaaaaatctttctcTATCAAACAAGAAGGAAGACCTGTGTCCACTTACTACAATGAACTGGTGgctctttttcaagaaattgaTCACAGAACTGCCTCTCAAGGAGAGACAGTTGAAGGAGTGGTCCAGCTGCATTCAACAATGCATCGACTTCGTGTTCATATATTTCTGAGTGGTCTTGACTCTGAGTTTGAGCAAGTCCGTGGAGAAATATTACGCAAAGATCCAAACTGGACTTGGAGAGTACATACGCATGCATAAGGAGGGAGTTTCAACAAAGACAAACCATGAGGAACTATCGAACAACCAGTGAGCACTCCGTGCACTCTGCCATGTTTACAAACCAACCCCGTCAAAGACCAGCTTCTAGAACAATGAAGAACCGAAATAATTCATCTATTGGAAAATACACAAGCCTCGTCTGTGGACATTGTGGTGAATCGGGACACTCAAAACAGAGGTGTTATGAGATCATTGGTTATCCTAAATGGTGGGATTTCTCAAAGAAACCAAGGAAGAAATTTGCAGCAAAAGCCATGATGACCATGGCTGAAGTTCAGACTACCGCTGCTGATAAACTACCTGCTGCTGATAACCTGCCGCCTACCGTTAATGTTGCTCACTCTAGTAGCACTGGTAAGGCAAATACATTCTCTGTAATTACTAAAGATAATAATTGGATAATTGATACAGGTGCATCAGATCACATGGTTAGAGACACTGGTTAGTTACAATCCCTCCACTCTTCCAcacattcttttatttctacAGCTAACGGGAGTACCTCCCCTACTGTTGGGGAAGGCACTATCATCTTGACTCAAAAAATCACGTGGAACTCAGTTCTAGTTGTCCCATCCCTTGAACATAATTTGTTGTCAGTTGGCCAAATTACTTCTACTCTAAATTGTACAGTAACCTTCTGGCCATTATTCTGTGTGTTTCAAGACATTCTGACCCGGAAGATTCTTGGTTATGGTGTTAAACGTGGCAAACTCTATTATTTAGAACTTACAGAAAATGAAGGACAGAGATTCAGCCAAGCATATCAAACTAGAAGTTCAAATACAGATTGAGCCACAATATGGTTATGGCACCGACGATTGGGACATCTTTCCTTTGGATATCTTAGAAAATTACAACCGCATCTTTTTAATGTAGTTCATGATTCTGAGTTTCATTGCAATATTTGTGAAATGGCTAAAAGCCATCATATTACTTATTTACCGAGTTTAAATAAAAGTTCAGAACCTTTTGTCGTTATACATTATGATGTATGAGGTTCTGTAAAAAATTCTACCATATTTAAAGCCCGTTATTTTGTCACATTTATCAATGAATGTACTAGAATGACTTGGATGTCTTTgctacaccaaaaaaaaaaagtgatgtcTTTACAGCATTTCAGGAATTTCATCGTATGGTGGGTACTCAGTATCAGAAACAGATTTGTACTTGGCAAACTGATAATGCTATGGAATTCCTGGATACCTCTGTTCAGAAGTATCTACATCACTATGGAATTCGGCATCAAACTTCATGTACTTATACTCCACAACAGAACGGGTTGGCCGAACGAAAAAAACAGGCAAATTTTAGAAGTGGTTCGTGCCTCTCTCTTTGGCATGCACATGCCTCGGTACTACTAGGGAGAAGCTGCAAAGTCTGCTGTGTATCTAATCAATCAAACACCTTCTCGAGTGATAGATTTTCAGACACCTCAATAGCGGATACAATCCTTATTGTCCACCTCGCACCTTCCAAACCTTGAGCCTAGAGTGTTTCGGTGTACTGCTTATGTTCACATTCCAAAGGTGTTATGAACTAAACTTGATCCATGTGCCACTCGATGTGTTTTTGTTGGATATTCAGACTTACAGAAAGGGTACAGATGCTATGATCCTCACATTCAAAAGTTACACGTCACATTGGATGTCTCCTTCCGTGAGACTGAACCTTTTTATTCAAAAGAAGGTTCTATCATTTCCTTTCAGGGGGAGCAATCCAGCACTGAACATTTGCTACAAGAGAGTGACGGGAATGAATTTGTTGAGGTGGAAAACATGATTGAACAGCTTGGGAACAATGGCACCGATGAGGAGTCACGGGGCAGGAGCATTGATGAGGAGTCACCTCTAAATATAGAGTTGCCTTTGTTAACACCATCAACCAACGAATCATCTCAGAATGGTGAATCCCAGGTACTCCTACAACCTATATCTGACGAGTCAAATGTAATTACTAATATCTTCTATGCCCAGGATGTTCACCCTACTACTGCAGCCCCATGATGTTCCCAAAGATCAAACAAGGGTGTCCCAAAGAAACAGTATGAACCCGATCATAGAGTCAATATCCAATATCCAATCAACAATTATGTCTCTAACCATAGGTTGTCTGAATCATATGCACTCACTATTAATCAATTATCCAATATATCCATCCCTAGTAATGTGCAGGAAGCTTTGACAGATCCAGCTTGGGCCAAGGCAGTAAATGAAGAAATGCAAGCTTTGCAAAAGAACTCTACTTGGGAACTTGTCTCCCTACccgaaggaaagaaaacaattgGGTGTCGATGGGTGTTCACTATGAAACTTAAAACCGATGGCAACATTGACAGGTATAAAGCCCGGTTGGTTGCAAAGGGGTATATGTAAAAATACGGCGTGTATTATCAAGAGACTTTTGCACCGGTTGCCAAGCTTGACACAATCTGTATTCTCATATCTATAGCAGCCAGTCGAGAGTGGCCTTTGAAAcagtttgatgttaaaaatgcgtTCCTCAATGGGGACTTAGAAGAAGAAGTGTATATGGACTTGCCACCGAGTGTGCAGTGTAATTCTGAAACTAGGAGCAAAGTCTGTCGTTTGAAGAAATCTCTATATGGGCTGAAACAATCCCCTAGAGCTTGGTTTGGGCGGTTCTCATCTGCCATGACAGCATTCAATTATAAACAGAGTAATGCAGACCATACTCTGTTTATAAAGCACCAAAACGGGAAGGTAACAGCCCTCATTGTTTACGTGGATGACATGGTGTTAACAGGTGACGATCCAGAGGAGATGAAGCTATTATAGGATTTCTATGGTATTGAAGTCGCCAGATCAGCTTACAGGATTTCTATGTCACAACACAACTATGTGCTTGATCTGCTAATAGAGACTGGCATGCTTGCTTGCAAACCTGCATCAACCCCTATGGACATCAATCACAAGCTCGATGTATTTCCTAATCAGGTTCCAACAGACATGGGCCGCTATCAACGGTTGGTTGGTCGATTGATTTATTTATCCCATACAAGACCGGACATCGCCTATGCCGTCAGTGTCGTAAGTCAATTTATGCATGCACCCAACGAAGAACATTTGCATGCTGTGAATAGAATTTTACAATACTTAAAGGGTACCCCAGGCAAAGGTTTATTATTCTCAAAACATGGAGTCTCCAGCATTGAGGGATATACtgatgctgattgggcaggGGATCAAACAACCAGAAAATCTACTTCAGGCTACTTTACTTTTGTCAACGGAAATTTGGTTACATGGCGTAGTAAGAAGCAAAAAGTGGTGGTCTGGTCGAGTGCGGAGGCAGAATTTCGAGGTATGGCTCATGGGGTATGTGAATTATTATGGATTCAGAGGGTCTTGACAGAATTAGGGATTCACTATACGGACCCGATGACTCTATACTGTGATAATAAGGCGGCCATTTCCATTGCGCATAATCATGTTCAACATGTCCGCACAAAGCATGTTGAAATTGATCGTCacttcatcaaagaaaaattagatcAGAAACTCATACAATTTCCCTTCGTCCAGTCAGCATATCAGTTAGCTGATATTCTTACCAAGGTCGTTTCAGGGCTGACATTTCAGAGAGTAATTACCAAGTTGGGCATGATTGATATCTATGCcccaacttgagggggagtgttgaCATGATTAATTTCGATTATGTGATCTGATTAATTATAGGAActatatcaaatattattttgtaatccGATTATTGCCTATTCAGATCAAATCTCATATAGGTAATAATTATGTGAATTTGATCAATTATAGAAGTCATATCAAATCTTGTACAAAATTACTACACTTTCTTAGAATGGGATTGTTACCTATTCAGAGCTCTGTTTATTCAGAGCACTGTCTATTCAGAATTCTGCCTATATATTTCCTCCTACAAGGAGAAGAATACTAATGAAAAATTCAGCAGTATCTACATAATTAACTAATGCTATCGAATTACTTAATATTACTTGCTCTTAATTTCTCAGTTTGTACAAACTCTTGAatgattttatgtaaaaatatgtCTACCAAATTCTATAAAACATACTTAATATTTATGAAActagattgaatttttattagtatataCTAAAAACTgagtcttttttaaaatgatatttttggtgaataaaattgataaaatcaaatggAAGGACAAAAGGGGATACATAGAAGATTTAACaacacataaataaattatggacTGACGAAGCCAAAAATAAGCTTCAAGGAATCCTCGCTTTCTTCATAGTAGATTCAGCGGGCCTCGTGAGGGTACACTGGGCTTAGAGATTCTTAATCTTCTGCAAAATTAGTAGCGTAGGAGACTCAATTTAGCAAGATTGATGGGCAAAATGAACTATAAATACCGTGCATGTTGTACTAAAGAAGCAACAGAGGATAATGTTCTTTTTTTGTGGCGATatatctgttttttctttttgtacttGTCCTTACCAAAAATCTGTTTGAGGTATTTATACCCGAAGAAACATGGAGGTAGGGACATAAAAGGCAAAACGTTGTCCTAACTAACTGACCTTTATTAAAGGGGTATTTGCtataaaattgatcaaataaaaatacaaacttcAATGTGCCACAATCCTAACGGTTTATGGCAAAAAGTTGCCATTAAACCTTTTATTAAAGGTAGACTAGTAATTATCTATGTGATGGTCTAGTGGTAAgaatttgggatcaagaggtttgttttctctgtagtctcaggttcgagtcatgtgattgcttatatgatgaccactagaggcttacataatcgttaacttcagggcctgtagaattagttgagatgaACGCAAGTTGgaccggacacccacgttaaactaaaaaaaaaaaaaaactagcaaatGTTTTTGTGCTGTTTCTTAGGAAGAATACAATTGGGCCTACCGGTATTCTAATAGGCCCATTTGTctcaataaaatgaaattaccATTTACCATTATTTCGGTACAAAAAATGGGTAGAAGTTTCAATCGTATATTGATGATACCCGGTTGAACTTTCCAGTGCTGATATCCGCTTTGAACGTTTTCAAACCTATTTGCAACAGCCGAATGTAATAAAGCTGAACGGATTTTCTCACTTCTGCATCTACTGAATCGATATTTGTCATAGAAAGATAGGTATGTACAATTTCTCCAGCTTTTAGTTGAAGCCAAAATGTTTTGGCCTTTGCTAGAAGCCATTTCAATTACAATAAGAAAACAGTCTGTTCTTCCAAAATCAAGGctgcaaattaaaaaacagcCATCTCTACAGCCCATTTAAACGAGAACAAAATGTAGTAAAGCTGCTGCCTTCATCTAAAGGATCCTTGGAGACATCTGATAATATATCTATCATCTAAAGCTGCAACATTGTGCCCGACCTCTCGCCAACTTGTCCCACAGACAGATCATCTGCCTTGGGGATTGGTAATGTGCAGTATAATAGTTCTCCAAGCATCCGTATTGACAGAATTTCCAGTTGTGAGAGTACTGAACAGGGGTGGAGCTGTTAAATTGTTCAACCCACATTCCCATACTAACATCTTCCATCTTAAAGAGCTGCAATGAGAGTTTAACAATATTTTCATGTACAAACTACAAGCTGATAGGAAAGGTAGTTGTCAAAGAAATGCTAACAGAAAGGGGGGCAGAGAGGGAAAGAGAGCATCCTTCAACTGAGAGAGGTATTAGATAAGATTAAATATCACTAACCCTGAGGCTTCGTTTGCCATGTTGAGCAATGACAAATTTAGCAATATCAGTAGAAATTACATATCCAGGTCCATTGGCGTAAGGAGGATATACTTCTTCAGGCCATTCCTGTTACATTTAGGCAAATAACCTTCAAATGCAAGAAGTgaacatagaaaaacaatttcatcGTTCAGATTCTATTTATCAAGACagagaaattgaaattttgaattcatttgAGTAGCAACATAGCTAACCATATCTAGATTAGTTCCTTTTCCATTTTGCTTTCCTAGTCAAAGCAGAACGTGTAAGATGTTCAGGACTATCTGATTCATGAAAGGAGCTCAACTAAAACATGGTCCCCGAGTccctaaaaactaaaatcacaaaaaagcaGCACCTTTAAGGATGATGAGTCTGATAGCAGGTGAGGAATGatgttttaattctttaactAACACAGGAAAAACCCTTATCATAGCTAGCCAACAAGCACAAACAGCCTTCTCAAAGCTGTCTTATGCCATTCTATGCCTTGAAAAAGTTCCTTGACCAACATCCATTCCATTCCATGAAATATCAAATGCGGTCAAAAAATTACAAGGGAAAGGGGTAAAAAGGAAGACAGTTAGGCAACTCTTGCAAGTACTGTGGGAAGTGATACCTCATTCGGGTAATGCAAAAGTGCCATGACCAGTATCACCAACGTTGCTTCTAGTACAACAGAGAATGGTGCTACAGCTTgataaacaattaaaacttCTTCAGCTTCTTTTCATGATGTTCAGGCCAACCCCAGGTGGCTTATGTGATCCCAGAAGAGATTGCTGAGATGTATATTTTGTAGAGATTCTAATAATTGCCCTTTTACTCCTTTTACCCAgactttcttattttattttattttattttcctttttgtatgttattttaagagaaaaggGAACAAGACAATTGAATTAATAAGAGCGAAGACTGTGTTGCAAGGGATTTTATTAAATCAGAATTCCCACAAATGCATTTAAACTTACATACCTCAAAAGTAACTGCCCATTTTCCATTTCTTAGGGGACGATGTAAGAGATTGAGATTGCCCATATAAAGAGACTTGTTGGGAGAGGTACGATCAATTTCTTTCAAGACTGTGTCCACCCTAACAAATGTATCATCATCACATTTCATGATGTATGCAGCTGAGACATTCCGAACCTGTATTCAGCATATTCAGAGATACCAAAACAACTAGATTCAGGAGATATAAATAAGTACACAGTCACAGATATCCTATTTAAAAGATTCAATGAAAGATGATCAATGAATAAAGTATAGACTTACCCCAAACTCACAAATAGCAATAGTTTTGAGAACCACAAGCTCATAGCGATCCATAAATGGCAAAATCACAATATCACCAAAGTAAGCTGCCTCTCTTTTTAGCACTGCATTCACCTCCTTCCTTGGATTCTGTGATTTCGTAAACGAGTACAAAGATAAATTAGAGTGTGAATGTTATAAAAATGGTAGCTAAgaagaatggaa encodes:
- the LOC7458499 gene encoding uncharacterized protein LOC7458499, coding for MNLYNFYGRVIELWNGWELRAMILLSLSLQIFLTITGSRRKYTAGIWFGMFVWLAYLSADWFATITLGILARSQGGSESKGTTSNASFIPAFWAPMLLVHLGGPDTITAYSVEDNELWSRHLLQLLTQLAVAFYVSLRSWWSNDPLIYIVIPIFVSGVIKYGEKIWVLWCACSSKLMDSANEAGIHVRRQIYPEILLHQKLDDILPQLYEILITELGIDRLKQMLGIEGGTQRGLSDIFVTEQGMRRIVEMLGTEGFVDQIDDILSSEENVRRINEILGTEGFDKISGFNNIISEAKKFHEACFLFQTLKVLFADYTVPFPVHRISYGILQSKDAAGAFKLIEVELGFMFDVLFTKVMTTVCPRPRIILRFITFLSSVSALVAFSSMTRNSHTYSKIDIIVSYLLLFGATVLEIYSAILMIFSDWGMLWLSDQRKPLADSISRVICSSRLLSFFSNNKKWKASIAQYEPKNSRESPCKHLPKIFRTGNIQSWEDVGCDLKELIFKRVLDMRSRCNFPLVPYKILEERGDHALRSKDCLEKFEWSVVLKDFHESFLIWHIAVNTCVGQDSIHCNMSRSLSRYMMYLWSDLPFMLPKELGEPKYKQIGQNSEGSALSDGDELAKSLNLLQSEQKWEMISEVLVEMLTYSAIQCGWKEHARALQGGGELLTLVAVLMAHLGLHGQCA